The following proteins are co-located in the Sporolactobacillus pectinivorans genome:
- a CDS encoding PhzF family isomerase, with protein sequence MKKYHLYQIDSFTKDQFKGNPAGVITNADGLSEDDMQRIARELNNSETAFIFSSDNDAYEAYIRFFTPLKEVPSCGHATIAAHYARALENKLDTSRIYHKIGAGILPVEILKKENDYKIVMTQGKIEFGPFIDGKNKEVILSALGITKGELLKGHPIEIVSTGHSKVMIGIKNQYILNRLKPNYDRLARLSEVIKCNGFYVYTLDSDDQDILVHGRMFAPAIGINEDPVTGNANGPLGAYLVHHQLVKHNDSLFTFKAKQGEKIGRAGIIEIEVHIHQAEPVTVKIAGNAVIVFQSELII encoded by the coding sequence ATGAAAAAATACCATTTATATCAGATCGATTCCTTCACGAAAGATCAATTTAAAGGAAACCCGGCCGGAGTCATAACCAATGCCGATGGATTATCCGAAGACGATATGCAAAGGATCGCTCGTGAGCTAAATAATTCCGAAACAGCGTTTATATTTTCATCGGATAATGACGCCTATGAAGCCTACATTCGTTTTTTTACCCCTCTTAAAGAGGTCCCTTCATGTGGACATGCCACAATAGCCGCTCACTATGCACGGGCTTTGGAAAATAAACTGGATACTTCAAGAATATACCATAAAATTGGGGCAGGTATTTTACCTGTTGAGATATTAAAAAAAGAAAATGACTATAAGATCGTTATGACCCAGGGAAAAATCGAATTCGGGCCATTCATTGACGGAAAAAATAAAGAAGTCATTTTATCAGCCTTAGGTATTACAAAAGGAGAATTATTAAAAGGCCATCCTATTGAGATTGTGTCAACCGGTCATTCCAAAGTCATGATTGGTATTAAAAATCAGTACATTTTAAACCGGCTGAAACCAAATTATGATCGTCTGGCTAGACTGAGCGAAGTGATAAAATGCAATGGTTTTTATGTTTACACTCTTGATTCTGATGATCAGGATATATTGGTTCATGGGAGAATGTTTGCTCCGGCTATTGGAATTAACGAAGATCCCGTAACGGGTAATGCAAATGGTCCTTTGGGAGCCTATCTTGTCCATCATCAACTGGTTAAACATAATGATTCATTATTTACATTTAAAGCTAAGCAAGGCGAGAAAATTGGCCGAGCAGGCATTATAGAAATTGAAGTTCATATACACCAGGCAGAGCCTGTTACAGTTAAAATTGCTGGAAACGCTGTAATTGTGTTCCAATCAGAACTGATTATTTAA
- a CDS encoding Gfo/Idh/MocA family protein → MKKYNWGMIGTGWIAHEMADALNAVNGEIYAVADVNEAALQAFSKEKNIQRTFSNPDDLLKDPNVDVIYIATPHNFHYGYIMKTLQANKNVFAEKAITVNSQQLNKVKELADKKGLIVTEGFTLLHMPLYKKVKQLINSGELGDINLVQVNFGSLKDYDVKNRFFNKDLAGGALLDIGGYATAFARSFLKTQPTNILTTVKYFETGVDEQSGIILKNLDDQLAVMALSMRAKQPKRGVISGTEGYIEISNYPRATKAEITYTKDAHTETHEVLTAGDESLALQYEVQDMQRYIEQGHDDGEFALSVDVMDILTNVRNQWGMKYPFDRTEY, encoded by the coding sequence ATGAAAAAGTATAACTGGGGCATGATTGGCACGGGATGGATCGCACACGAAATGGCTGACGCGTTAAATGCTGTTAATGGAGAAATTTATGCCGTAGCTGATGTGAATGAAGCCGCCTTACAGGCATTCAGCAAAGAAAAGAATATTCAGCGCACGTTCTCTAATCCTGACGATTTACTTAAAGATCCCAATGTCGATGTGATCTATATCGCAACGCCGCATAATTTTCACTATGGCTATATTATGAAAACGCTACAGGCAAACAAGAATGTTTTTGCCGAGAAAGCGATCACGGTCAATTCGCAACAATTAAATAAAGTAAAGGAACTGGCTGATAAAAAAGGATTGATTGTGACAGAAGGCTTCACGTTATTACACATGCCGCTGTATAAAAAAGTAAAACAGCTGATAAATTCCGGAGAACTCGGCGATATTAATCTCGTGCAGGTCAATTTTGGCAGCTTAAAAGATTACGATGTCAAGAATCGCTTCTTTAACAAAGATTTAGCTGGCGGTGCCTTATTAGACATCGGTGGCTATGCTACAGCCTTTGCGCGTTCATTTTTAAAAACGCAACCCACGAATATTCTGACAACCGTCAAATATTTTGAAACAGGGGTGGATGAACAATCAGGCATTATCTTAAAAAATCTGGATGATCAATTAGCGGTTATGGCCTTGTCGATGCGTGCAAAGCAGCCCAAACGCGGGGTTATTTCTGGCACTGAGGGATACATTGAAATTTCCAATTATCCGCGGGCCACAAAAGCCGAGATCACCTATACGAAAGATGCACATACTGAAACGCATGAAGTGTTAACTGCGGGAGACGAATCCCTTGCCCTGCAATACGAAGTTCAGGATATGCAAAGATATATTGAACAGGGCCATGATGACGGCGAATTCGCATTATCCGTGGATGTCATGGATATCTTAACCAATGTACGGAATCAATGGGGCATGAAATACCCGTTTGATCGTACCGAATATTAA
- a CDS encoding MFS transporter codes for MKNKYVPTALGLYINYFVHGMGVIILAQNMDALAKQWNTNIGGVAIVISALGIGRLIVLFVSGVLSDKFGRKPFVYLGLITYISFFIGILISPNIAVAYIFGILAGIANSFLDCGTYPALMESFPVSASTANIMLKAFISGGQFLLPLIISFFVAAHIWFGWSFLIAAIILIANAFYLFKRPFPLMYSAEDASGFEKNETHDHLIGKPKFWLEGICFCLYGYVSQATFYLVSQWLTKYGSSVAGMGDTPSRVLMSYYAIGSIICVFVTAVLVKKFHTIFFLVGYTFVSMAALIILVLFPSPLVCILFSFVIGYSAAGGVMQLALVLMAEVFPRGKGTITGTFYTLGSIASFTIPLITGRLSNTSIASIMIFDAWIAAAGFVLALIIAYRYRKVVRIAATTEVEAS; via the coding sequence ATGAAAAACAAATATGTGCCGACTGCGCTAGGTCTGTATATCAATTATTTTGTCCACGGCATGGGTGTCATTATACTGGCTCAGAATATGGATGCGCTGGCGAAACAATGGAACACAAATATCGGCGGGGTAGCGATTGTCATATCTGCACTTGGTATCGGGCGCCTGATCGTTCTGTTTGTTTCAGGGGTGCTCTCCGACAAGTTCGGGCGCAAACCGTTTGTCTACCTAGGACTGATCACATATATTAGCTTTTTTATCGGTATTCTGATCAGTCCGAATATTGCCGTGGCCTATATTTTCGGTATTCTTGCCGGAATAGCCAATTCTTTTCTGGACTGCGGAACCTATCCAGCACTGATGGAATCCTTTCCGGTATCGGCTTCGACAGCGAATATCATGCTTAAAGCCTTTATTTCCGGCGGACAGTTTCTTCTTCCGCTGATTATCAGCTTTTTTGTTGCCGCCCACATCTGGTTCGGTTGGTCGTTCCTAATCGCCGCCATCATTCTTATAGCCAACGCATTCTATCTTTTCAAACGCCCATTCCCGCTCATGTATTCGGCTGAGGATGCATCTGGCTTTGAAAAAAATGAGACGCATGACCATTTAATCGGCAAACCCAAGTTCTGGCTGGAGGGCATCTGCTTCTGCCTTTACGGCTATGTTTCACAAGCAACCTTCTATCTGGTCAGCCAGTGGCTGACCAAGTATGGCAGCAGTGTGGCGGGCATGGGTGACACCCCGTCACGTGTTTTGATGAGCTATTATGCGATTGGCTCGATTATCTGTGTTTTTGTGACTGCGGTTCTAGTAAAAAAATTTCATACGATCTTTTTTCTGGTCGGCTATACGTTTGTTTCAATGGCCGCACTCATTATCCTGGTCCTTTTCCCATCCCCGCTTGTCTGCATTCTCTTCTCATTTGTCATCGGCTATTCTGCTGCGGGTGGCGTGATGCAGCTGGCATTGGTGCTGATGGCCGAAGTCTTTCCGCGCGGCAAGGGAACGATCACCGGGACTTTCTATACTCTGGGGAGCATCGCCTCATTTACAATTCCACTGATCACAGGAAGGCTCTCAAATACAAGTATCGCAAGCATTATGATATTTGATGCTTGGATTGCGGCAGCAGGATTTGTACTTGCGCTGATCATCGCTTACCGGTATCGTAAAGTGGTGCGCATTGCAGCGACGACAGAAGTGGAAGCCTCATAA
- a CDS encoding winged helix-turn-helix transcriptional regulator, whose product MGKNFLKTFPNQNKRQKDFQCSIGFTMTVIGSKWRAIILWHVLKSQPIRYGQLKKSISKISHKVLAQELRHLEMDGLIERIAYATIPPKVEYIPTPRGKSLENILQELCIWGKKYF is encoded by the coding sequence ATGGGCAAAAATTTTCTGAAAACATTTCCAAATCAGAATAAAAGGCAGAAAGACTTTCAATGTTCTATCGGGTTTACAATGACAGTAATAGGAAGTAAATGGAGAGCGATCATTTTATGGCATGTTTTGAAATCGCAGCCAATAAGATACGGGCAGCTCAAAAAATCAATTTCTAAGATCAGCCATAAGGTCTTAGCTCAAGAACTGCGTCATCTTGAAATGGATGGATTAATTGAGAGAATTGCATATGCAACAATTCCACCGAAAGTTGAATACATTCCAACGCCAAGAGGTAAATCATTGGAAAATATCCTTCAGGAATTATGTATTTGGGGGAAAAAATACTTTTAA
- a CDS encoding EVE domain-containing protein, which yields MTRYWIGVASKDHVMRGVKEGFCQLCHGKKAPLSRMKSGDQLLYYSPKKEMRSKEPYQKIVACGMIINDEVYQVEMSLYFHPYRKDVQYRNSIREVPLSELNQYNEWKDVRSRLRYGHFEISEALFYHIYHLTIEKQ from the coding sequence ATGACTAGATATTGGATTGGTGTGGCTTCTAAAGACCATGTGATGCGTGGTGTAAAAGAAGGCTTTTGTCAACTCTGTCATGGTAAAAAAGCACCGCTTTCCAGAATGAAATCTGGTGATCAGTTACTTTACTACTCCCCGAAAAAAGAAATGAGATCCAAAGAACCTTACCAAAAAATAGTGGCATGTGGAATGATAATAAATGATGAAGTCTATCAGGTAGAAATGTCACTGTATTTCCACCCATATAGAAAAGATGTACAGTATAGAAATTCTATTAGAGAAGTACCATTGAGTGAACTGAATCAATATAATGAATGGAAAGACGTTCGCTCACGATTGCGCTATGGGCATTTTGAAATATCTGAAGCATTATTTTATCATATTTATCATCTGACGATTGAAAAGCAATAA
- a CDS encoding MFS transporter, whose translation MERRNSYLFSALCCYTIYFAFGMAYIILAQNMTFLQHQFHTDSAGVSFMIAAFGFGRLCTVFIDGILVDRIGRKRMIMIGCIFMALFLFGIPLAPSYYAALCIAILGGLSIACLDTGTYPSLMEFFPKYGGSSTVVLKAIISLGSALLPLVIIFLSRNGLFYGLSFFLPALIYVIAFLLLTKAPFPKKESAIVSGEIPPHARFKGKPKLWLEGLAFILIGFTAPGLLYIMGTWLPTYGQSVIGMGLDSSLKLVSYYNIGAIISVVFLALLLMKIIRPVTILAAFPVASFLATVLFMFSRSAVLAAVSAFLIGVFTAGVFQLCIAVFCEFFWNRKGTVTGAIDTATGIAQAGIPFITGVIIRYSDIQGVFVFSLCVNGLGILLGLFVNYRYRKLIARSEDEPVQANSVAK comes from the coding sequence ATGGAACGAAGAAATAGTTATTTGTTTTCAGCACTTTGCTGCTACACGATTTATTTTGCTTTTGGTATGGCCTATATCATCCTTGCGCAAAATATGACATTTTTGCAGCATCAGTTTCATACCGATTCTGCTGGTGTGAGCTTTATGATCGCAGCTTTTGGTTTTGGCAGGCTGTGCACAGTTTTTATTGATGGCATTCTTGTCGACAGGATTGGCCGCAAGCGCATGATTATGATCGGTTGTATTTTCATGGCACTGTTTCTTTTTGGCATTCCGCTTGCTCCCAGCTACTATGCGGCATTGTGCATCGCCATTCTGGGCGGGTTGTCCATTGCCTGCCTAGATACGGGCACTTATCCGTCGTTAATGGAATTTTTTCCAAAGTATGGCGGTTCTTCAACTGTCGTTCTCAAGGCCATCATTTCTCTCGGCTCTGCGCTGCTCCCGCTGGTTATTATTTTTCTCAGCAGGAATGGGCTTTTTTACGGACTGTCTTTCTTCCTGCCGGCTCTGATCTATGTTATTGCTTTTCTGCTGCTGACAAAGGCTCCTTTTCCGAAAAAAGAATCGGCAATTGTCTCGGGAGAAATTCCTCCCCATGCCCGTTTCAAAGGGAAGCCGAAGCTCTGGCTCGAAGGTTTGGCCTTTATCCTGATCGGTTTTACAGCTCCCGGACTCTTGTATATTATGGGTACTTGGCTGCCCACTTACGGGCAGAGCGTTATTGGAATGGGTCTTGACAGTTCGCTGAAGCTGGTCAGTTATTATAACATCGGTGCCATTATCTCAGTGGTTTTTCTGGCACTGCTGCTGATGAAGATCATCAGGCCGGTAACCATTCTGGCTGCTTTTCCGGTGGCGTCATTTCTGGCCACCGTATTATTCATGTTTTCACGGTCCGCCGTCCTGGCTGCCGTTTCCGCTTTTTTGATCGGCGTGTTCACAGCAGGAGTTTTTCAACTCTGCATCGCAGTGTTCTGCGAGTTTTTCTGGAATCGGAAAGGAACAGTCACCGGAGCAATTGATACAGCGACCGGCATTGCTCAGGCAGGCATTCCGTTTATAACCGGTGTCATCATCCGCTATTCGGATATACAAGGCGTGTTTGTCTTCTCACTTTGTGTTAATGGGCTCGGCATTCTGCTTGGGCTCTTTGTAAATTATCGCTATCGCAAACTGATTGCCCGTTCGGAGGATGAACCGGTTCAGGCAAACTCTGTGGCAAAATAA
- a CDS encoding MurR/RpiR family transcriptional regulator, whose protein sequence is MESDIKEFVNRIYSNLGHFSKSEKKIVDLMINDPQFVINATISQLAHRANVSEASISRFCKRIDLNGFHHLKVLLAQSSLTSVESQDGDSLDSQDKTLDRLMNDKGNEIRATLEGFDKTMMKSIIQLIKDARLIQIMAEGNTFPVALDACFKFNQIGRLAFTASSWEVAMGQTLNLTDSDVVIVISNSGESRQLIQLVEIAKKNHVKVMALTNNNSSPLAALSDYNVVTASRGTIFMSEYFFSRVSAVTAIEAIFMLLIADNPRLKDKIQRHELLIASKKI, encoded by the coding sequence ATGGAATCTGATATTAAAGAATTTGTCAATAGAATCTATTCAAATTTAGGTCATTTTTCTAAATCCGAAAAAAAAATAGTGGATTTAATGATCAACGACCCTCAGTTTGTGATCAACGCGACCATTTCACAGCTAGCCCATCGAGCTAACGTCAGTGAAGCATCCATATCACGTTTTTGCAAAAGAATCGATCTGAATGGGTTTCATCATTTAAAAGTTTTATTAGCACAAAGTTCATTAACTAGTGTTGAGTCTCAAGATGGTGACTCTCTGGATAGTCAAGACAAAACATTAGACAGACTCATGAACGATAAAGGAAATGAGATTCGGGCAACTTTAGAGGGCTTTGATAAAACAATGATGAAAAGCATCATTCAACTCATTAAAGATGCCCGGTTAATTCAGATTATGGCTGAAGGCAATACGTTTCCTGTAGCTCTGGATGCTTGTTTTAAGTTTAATCAGATCGGGAGGTTGGCGTTTACCGCTTCTTCCTGGGAAGTTGCCATGGGGCAGACTTTAAACTTAACTGATTCAGATGTGGTTATCGTCATCTCTAACTCAGGAGAATCCCGGCAGCTCATTCAATTAGTCGAAATTGCGAAAAAGAATCATGTAAAGGTCATGGCCCTGACTAATAATAATAGTTCACCCCTTGCCGCGTTATCTGACTATAATGTGGTTACAGCCAGCAGGGGTACTATTTTTATGTCAGAATATTTTTTTTCCAGAGTATCCGCAGTCACGGCGATTGAAGCCATCTTTATGTTGCTGATCGCAGATAATCCTCGGCTTAAGGACAAAATTCAAAGGCATGAATTATTAATCGCGTCAAAAAAGATTTAA
- the aroD gene encoding type I 3-dehydroquinate dehydratase, which translates to MKTVKIKNVELGTGIPKIAIPIVGRNLEELRREIGLLKELPVDIIEWRADYLDAANRYDEVKRMAAELRRMLPDQPILFTFRTLQEGGEKKISPEYYVALNHELIKSGLVDLVDVERSSGNETVREIVGTAHRYGTKVIMSSHDFHQTPSTEVIVKRLCEMQEQGADISKMAVMPKTANDVLTLLKATELMNTTFADRPFITMSMSGKGVISRLTGELFGSALTFGSAEKASAPGQIRADKLAELLNFFHEQQGH; encoded by the coding sequence ATGAAAACGGTTAAAATTAAAAATGTGGAACTGGGCACGGGCATTCCGAAAATTGCTATACCGATTGTTGGCAGAAATTTGGAGGAACTGCGCCGGGAAATCGGCCTGCTGAAAGAACTGCCTGTCGATATTATTGAATGGCGCGCGGATTATCTTGACGCGGCAAATCGCTATGATGAAGTTAAGCGAATGGCTGCTGAGCTTAGAAGGATGCTGCCGGATCAACCCATCCTGTTTACCTTCCGGACATTGCAGGAAGGCGGAGAAAAAAAGATCAGTCCCGAATATTATGTGGCTCTGAATCATGAATTGATCAAAAGCGGATTGGTTGATCTAGTGGACGTTGAACGTTCCAGCGGCAATGAAACGGTGCGTGAAATTGTCGGAACGGCGCACCGCTATGGCACAAAAGTAATTATGTCGAGCCACGATTTCCATCAGACACCGAGTACGGAAGTTATTGTCAAACGGCTTTGCGAGATGCAGGAACAAGGTGCGGATATTTCGAAAATGGCTGTCATGCCGAAAACGGCAAACGATGTTCTGACATTGCTGAAGGCAACAGAACTGATGAACACAACCTTCGCCGACCGTCCGTTTATTACCATGTCGATGTCCGGAAAGGGTGTGATCAGCCGGTTGACCGGAGAACTCTTCGGGTCTGCACTGACTTTCGGATCCGCTGAGAAGGCCTCTGCACCGGGACAGATCAGGGCCGATAAACTGGCGGAACTCCTGAATTTTTTTCATGAACAGCAGGGGCATTAA